In a single window of the Centropristis striata isolate RG_2023a ecotype Rhode Island chromosome 18, C.striata_1.0, whole genome shotgun sequence genome:
- the cep57l1 gene encoding centrosomal protein CEP57L1 isoform X1, producing METYHDQTLDSPSKNSYIGSYYQPPDRLLPIARQLEFPAMDPQMTSRHESETKPNIDSTAVVNALKTLQEKIRRLELERKQAEKSFSQFSQDAQSHQQVTAVSTVSSQPAARLPEKDNSGKKELDSKLQSAEARCKVLEKQLDYMRKMVENAKKERNVLMENQASLQNQQQSSSHTQSQREKLEKLESECLKLSRTQTLAETKLAILEQKLLKEEHERKLVQEKAEELQKELDINFRLSMPATEEIKPKKKTKKSTKKTPRQNEVTSPSGLRNKKMPFVAGTSTSPSHSVHANVQSILHMMKHHQPQLCERVSALHRSGCAAKKSLRKDFASSSTKNDRETEQAHQSLGSLSDLLLALQDELGQMSFEHQELVQLIDATQDREQRQDLQRELERLVGRMEEKGAQITKLRKHQQTVHKLTQSQPEEHAAKKQSGIRPPAPSPVKAAKKGKNSGTTNNNNNLQLLRDTQRFRNSLKQDDVSWET from the exons ACTTTAGACTCACCCTCGAAAAACAGTTACATTGGGAGCTATTACCAGCCTCCAGACAGGCTGCTACCAATAGCAAGACAGCTGGAGTTCCCTGCCATGGACCCACAGATGACCAGCCGCCACGAGTCTGAAACTAAACCTAATATTGATAGCACAG ctGTTGTTAATGCACTGAAGACCCTCCAGGAGAAAATCAGGCGGTTGGAGCTGGAAAGGAAGCAAGCTGAGAAGAGCTTTAGCCAGTTCTCCCAGGATGCCCAGAGTCATCAACAGGTCACAGCAGTTTCCACTGTGTCCAGTCAACCAGCAGCCAGACTGCCTGAGAAAGATAACTCTGGCAagaaag AGCTGGACTCAAAGCTGCAGTCTGCAGAGGCTCGGTGTAAGGTTCTTGAGAAGCAGCTGGACTATATGAGGAAGATGGTTGAAAACGCAAAGAAGGAGAGGAATGTTCTCATGGAGAATCAG GCTTCACTGCAGAACCAGCAGCAAAGCAGCTCACACACCCAGTCTCAGCGGGAGAAGCTGGAGAAACTTGAATCAGAGTGTCTCAAATTGAGTCGGACCCAAACTCTGGCAGAG acgAAGCTTGCCATTCTGGAGCAAAAACTACTGAAAGAAGAGCATGAGCGTAAACTTGTGCAGGAGAAAGCAGAGGAG CTGCAGAAGGAATTGGACATCAACTTTCGATTGTCTATGCCAGCTACTGAAGAGATAAAgccaaagaagaaaacaaaaaagagcaCCAAG AAAACCCCCAGACAGAATGAGGTGACATCACCAAGCGGCCTAAGGAACAAAAAAATGCCTTTTGTTGCAGGAACA TCGACAAGCCCGAGCCATTCGGTCCACGCCAACGTACAAAGTATACTTCACATGATGAAGCACCATCAGCCCCAGCTGTGTGAACGAGTGAGTGCTCTGCACAGGTCTGGTTGTGCAGCCAAGAAAAGCCTCCGAAAGGACTTTGCTTCATCTTCTACCAAGAATGACCGGGAGACCGAACAAGCACATCAGTCACTGGGCTCGCTGTCTGACCTGCTCTTGGCTCTGCAGGACGAGCTGGGACAAATGAGCTT CGAGCATCAGGAGTTGGTACAGCTGATAGATGCAACCCAAGATCGCGAGCAGAGACAGGATCTGCAGAGAGAACTGGAGAGGCTGGttgggaggatggaggagaaggGAGCTCAGATCACTAAGCTTCGCAAACACCAGCAGACG GTCCATAAACTGACCCAGAGCCAGCCTGAGGAACATGCAGCCAAAAAGCAGAGTGGGATCAGGCCACCTGCTCCCTCTCCTGTTAAAGCTGCTAAGAAAGGAAAGAACAGTGGGAccactaacaacaacaacaacctgcagCTTCTCAGAGACACCCAGAGGTTCAGAAACAGCCTCAAACAGGACGACGTCTCCTGGGAAACATGA
- the cep57l1 gene encoding centrosomal protein CEP57L1 isoform X2 encodes METYHDQTLDSPSKNSYIGSYYQPPDRLLPIARQLEFPAMDPQMTSRHESETKPNIDSTAVVNALKTLQEKIRRLELERKQAEKSFSQFSQDAQSHQQVTAVSTVSSQPAARLPEKDNSGKKELDSKLQSAEASQREKLEKLESECLKLSRTQTLAETKLAILEQKLLKEEHERKLVQEKAEELQKELDINFRLSMPATEEIKPKKKTKKSTKKTPRQNEVTSPSGLRNKKMPFVAGTSTSPSHSVHANVQSILHMMKHHQPQLCERVSALHRSGCAAKKSLRKDFASSSTKNDRETEQAHQSLGSLSDLLLALQDELGQMSFEHQELVQLIDATQDREQRQDLQRELERLVGRMEEKGAQITKLRKHQQTVHKLTQSQPEEHAAKKQSGIRPPAPSPVKAAKKGKNSGTTNNNNNLQLLRDTQRFRNSLKQDDVSWET; translated from the exons ACTTTAGACTCACCCTCGAAAAACAGTTACATTGGGAGCTATTACCAGCCTCCAGACAGGCTGCTACCAATAGCAAGACAGCTGGAGTTCCCTGCCATGGACCCACAGATGACCAGCCGCCACGAGTCTGAAACTAAACCTAATATTGATAGCACAG ctGTTGTTAATGCACTGAAGACCCTCCAGGAGAAAATCAGGCGGTTGGAGCTGGAAAGGAAGCAAGCTGAGAAGAGCTTTAGCCAGTTCTCCCAGGATGCCCAGAGTCATCAACAGGTCACAGCAGTTTCCACTGTGTCCAGTCAACCAGCAGCCAGACTGCCTGAGAAAGATAACTCTGGCAagaaag AGCTGGACTCAAAGCTGCAGTCTGCAGAGGCT TCTCAGCGGGAGAAGCTGGAGAAACTTGAATCAGAGTGTCTCAAATTGAGTCGGACCCAAACTCTGGCAGAG acgAAGCTTGCCATTCTGGAGCAAAAACTACTGAAAGAAGAGCATGAGCGTAAACTTGTGCAGGAGAAAGCAGAGGAG CTGCAGAAGGAATTGGACATCAACTTTCGATTGTCTATGCCAGCTACTGAAGAGATAAAgccaaagaagaaaacaaaaaagagcaCCAAG AAAACCCCCAGACAGAATGAGGTGACATCACCAAGCGGCCTAAGGAACAAAAAAATGCCTTTTGTTGCAGGAACA TCGACAAGCCCGAGCCATTCGGTCCACGCCAACGTACAAAGTATACTTCACATGATGAAGCACCATCAGCCCCAGCTGTGTGAACGAGTGAGTGCTCTGCACAGGTCTGGTTGTGCAGCCAAGAAAAGCCTCCGAAAGGACTTTGCTTCATCTTCTACCAAGAATGACCGGGAGACCGAACAAGCACATCAGTCACTGGGCTCGCTGTCTGACCTGCTCTTGGCTCTGCAGGACGAGCTGGGACAAATGAGCTT CGAGCATCAGGAGTTGGTACAGCTGATAGATGCAACCCAAGATCGCGAGCAGAGACAGGATCTGCAGAGAGAACTGGAGAGGCTGGttgggaggatggaggagaaggGAGCTCAGATCACTAAGCTTCGCAAACACCAGCAGACG GTCCATAAACTGACCCAGAGCCAGCCTGAGGAACATGCAGCCAAAAAGCAGAGTGGGATCAGGCCACCTGCTCCCTCTCCTGTTAAAGCTGCTAAGAAAGGAAAGAACAGTGGGAccactaacaacaacaacaacctgcagCTTCTCAGAGACACCCAGAGGTTCAGAAACAGCCTCAAACAGGACGACGTCTCCTGGGAAACATGA